From a region of the Salvelinus alpinus chromosome 2, SLU_Salpinus.1, whole genome shotgun sequence genome:
- the LOC139547517 gene encoding uncharacterized protein: MNGPKRTWQQVKIKYKNILQNAVKKNTHRQGTGGGSPKADLTPAEDMALELNKGRPVLEGIPGGKETSIGSSQDATRFIQVSGSTVFLLEPPAQAPDDADPGEGPSAAATAHDGDDDEEETISLDSRRHEDPDAIQWENQPGNIVRINKRTPHPAKFQLR; encoded by the exons atgaacgggccaaaacggacatggcagcaggtcaaaatcaaatacaagaacattctgcagaatg cagtgaaaaagaatacccacagacaaggcacgggtggtgggtcaccaaaggctgaccttaccccagcagaggacatggccttggagctaaataaaggcaggcccgtcttagaggggatccctggggggaaagagacgagcataggttcctcccaagatgccacccgcttcattcaag tgtctggcagcactgtgttcctgttagagccaccagcacaagcaccagacgatgctgatcca ggtgaaggccccagtgcagcagcaacagcacatgatggagacgatgatgaggaggagaccatctctctggattccagaaggcatgag gacccagatgctatacagtgggaaaaccagcctggcaacatagtgcgtattaataaaaggacaccacatcctgccaaattccagctgcgctaa